TGGAGAGTATGATGTCACCAAGGTCCTCATTGACACTGGAAGTTCTGTCGACCTCATCTTCCGAGGAACTCTACAGAAGATGGGAGTTGATCTTGACGACATAAAAGCGTCTTCCAGGACATTAACCGGATTCAATGGATCCTCCGAAATCATGATGGGAACGATCCGCCTCCCGGTACGCGCGTGTGGCGTTACTCGAACGGTTAAGTTTGCCGTTGTAAGCACAAAAGCTCCTTACCACGCTATACTTGGCACCCCTTGGCTACACTCGATGCAAGCCGTTCATTCCACCTACCACCAGTGCGTCAAGTTTCCTCGTACGGACGGAAGGATAAAAACGCTGCGAGGGGAACAAAAGGCCGCTAGGGATCTCCTAGTCGCCACAGTCAAACTCCAACGATCATCTCTGCCCGTTAATTCTGTGTCTCCCCCAACCTCAAAAGTCCGTTCCCAGGAAAGCGAGATTCTCGAGTTCCCTATTGACGACGCCGATCAGAGTCGAACCGTAAGAGTTGGTGCATACCTTTCTGAGGAAATGCAGCAGTCAATTCTGAACTTTCTCAGGAAGAACGTGTCTACATTCGCTTGGTCTATGGCAGACATGAAAGGCATCGATCCGACTATAACGACCCACGAGCTAAACGTTGACCCGACATTCAAACCTATCCACCAGAAGCGACGTAAACTCGGCCCTGACAGGTCGAAGGCCGTAAACGAAGAAGTTGACAAGCTACTCAGCGCAGGTTCGATCGCTGAGGTCCGCTATCCTGAATGGTTGGCCAATCCGGTagtcgtcaaaaagaaaaatggcaaATGGCGCGTCTGCGTCGACTTCACCGATCTGAATAAGGCATGCCCAAAGGACAGGTACCCTCTTCCCAACATTGACCGTTTAGTCGAGTCTACCGCTGGAAACGAGATGCTGaccttcatggacgccttctctgGATACAATCAAATAATGATGCACCCAGATGATCGCGAGAAGACGGCCTTCATCACATATAAGGGAACCTACTGCTATAAGGTCATGCCGTTCGGTTTGAAGAACGCCGGAGCAACCTACCAACGACTTGTAAACAAGATGTTCGCAGACAAGCTGGGCATCACTatggaagtgtacatcgacgacatgttgGTTAAGTCACTCCATTCCACTGATCACCTTCGTCATCTTCAAGAATGctttgaaactctcaacaaaTACGGCATGAAGTTGAACCCAGCAAAATGCACATTCGGAGTCTCCTCAGGcgaattcctcggctacataGTCACACAGCGAGGAATCGAGGCAAACCCGAAGCAAATATCCGCGGTCCTGAACCTCCCAAGTCCGAGGAACAGCAGAGAAGTACAAAGGCTCACAGGCCGGATAGCTGCTCTAAATCGTTTCATCTCCAGATCCACCGATAAGTGCCTCCCCTTCTACGATCTCTTGCGAGGAAATAAGAAGTTTATTTGGGATGAGAAGTGTGAGAATGCATTTACTCAACTCAAGCAATACCTAACAACACCTCCAGTACTCGCTAAGCCGGACGTAGGCGATGTTCTATCTCTCTATGTCGCGGTGTCACAAGCTGCTGTCAGCAGCGTTCTGATAAAGGAAGACCGCGGCGAACAAAAGCCCATTTTTTACACAAGCAGACGCATGACCGCGCCAGAAACGCGATATCCGACTCTAGAAAACATGGCTTTAGCAGTTGTCGAGGCAGCAAGAAAGCTTCGACCCTATTTCCAGTCACATTCAGTGGAAGTACTGACCGATCAACCTCTTCGAACGATACTCCAAAATACCAACAGATCTGGCAGACTCACGAAGTGGGCCATCGAACTCGGCGAGCTCGATATTACCTACAAGAACCGCACATCGGCGAAGTCCCAAGTCCTCGCGGACTTTCTGGTCGAGTTGGCCCCATAATTGGAACAAGATCTTATACTCCCAAGCTCAAACTGGACGCTGCACGTCGATGGATCATCGACCAACAAGGGAGCAGGAGCCGGAGTCCAACTGCAGTCCCCGACCGGAGAACTAATCAGGCAGTCTTTTAGCTTTGGCTTTCCCGCGTCAAACAACGAAGCAGAATACGAATCTCTGATCGCCGGACTCCGCTTAGCAAAAGCCGTAAAAGCTAAACGACTAAGCGCCTATTGCGACTCTCAATTAGTCGCCAGTCAGTTCAGCGGCGACTACGATGCCCGCAACGACCGAATGGATGCCTATCTCAAAATAGTGCAAAGCCTGACAGCAGAGTTTGAGTTCTTCGAACTCATCAAAGTTCCCAGAGGCGAAAACGTCTGCGCCGACGCCCTCGCGGCCATTGGCAGCAAGCTTCGCGACCAAGTTAAACGAACCATCCCGATACATCGCATTGAGAAACCAAGCATCGATATTCCTATCGACCAAACCCTCGTAGCCCCGGTCATCGAACCTGCTACTCCAGATGACGACGGATTTGGTCCTGATTGGAGGACTGAGTTTATCGATTACCTTTCGAAGGGAGAACTCCCAAACGACAAATGGGAAGCTCGCCGACTAAAAACACGCAGCGCCCATTACGTCGTTCTTGACGATGAACTACACCGCTGGACCGCGAGTAAAGTACTCCTAAAATGCATTCACGGCGACGAGACAGCAAGGGTTATGGCAGAGACGCACGAAGGCGCTGGCGGAAATCATTCGGGCGGACGTGCATTAGCAATCAAAGTAAGAAGCTTGGGCTTTTTCTGGCCAACAATGAACGCAGATTGCGAGTCTTACGCGAGAACCTGCGACAAATGCCAACGGCACGCACCTAGTATCCATTGTCCAACCGAAATGTTGCGAACAACCACCGCTCCGTATCCGTTCATGCGATGGGCAATGGACATCATTGGACCACATCCCTACTCCCGCCAAAGATGCTTCATCCTCGTCCTTACCGACTACTTTACCAAATGGATCGAAGCTAAAGCTTATGCTCAAGTCACGGACAAAGAAGTCTGCGGTTTCGTctggaaaaatattatttcccgCCACGGTTTACCTTATGAGATCGTTACCGATAACGGATCGCAGTTCATGTCAGGCAACTTCAGGGAGTTCTGCAGCAAATGGAACATTCGACTAAGCCCCTCCACTCCTCGTTACCCGCAAGGTAATGGCCAGGCAGAATCCTCCAATAAACCCATCATCGACGGCATTAAAAAACGTCTGGATCTGAAAAAGGGTCACTGGGCCGACGAGCTCGATGGGGTCCTATGGAGCCATCGCACAACGCCGCGAGGATCGACTAAATCGACACCTTTTTCCCTCGCCTACGGTGTCGAAGCTATGTCCCCCGCTGAAGTCAATGTTTCAAGCCTCCGACGCTCAAAGATGCCTCAATACGTCGAACTCAACAAGGAAATGCTACTCGACGCCCTTGATGAGAGAAGAACGACGAGATCAAGCTCTGCTGCGCATCCAGAACTACCAACACCAGATCGAGAGttactacaacaaaaaggtcCGCGCCCGACCTCTTGAACTCGGTGACCTCGTCATGCGCAAGGTGTTTGAAAACACTAAGGAGCTAAACGCCGGTAAACTCGGCGCCAGGTGGGAGGGACCCTATAAAATCATCAAAGTCGTCAAACCCGGAGTATACCGACTCCAAACATCACGTGGCGAAGAAGTCCCCCGATCATGGAACTCGATGCACCTAAGACGTTTCTAGTCCTAGGTGTATCCCCTCTTTCcggcaccaaaaaaaaaaaaaaaaaaaaaaaaaaaccgagtagatgcaccctatggtcacttctactcgatcgagtaaatgcgccactaacggccacttttactcgggaaaaacgaactacgaatggcttgatcctcaaccgaggtacgtaggcagccttaaacAGGTCCAGCTGTAACAAAATCAAAGTAGATGCACTCCATGGTCACTTCTACtcgaccgagtaaatgcgccactcacggccacttttactcgggaaaaacgaactacgaatggcttgatcctcaaccgaggtacgtaggcagccttaaacAGGCCCAGCTGTAACAAAATCAAAGTCAAAATCTTGTTCTTTGTCTCAACTTCCACTGAGTGGATGCATGTTATCAAACCCAACGGCTCCCGTGTCTCCAGCAGGAGACACGTGGACACTATCGTTCCATTTCCCagctatgtcctgatcagacacttaGCCTGAGAACCCAACAGTCGCTGGTCACCTATGCCTAAGGAGCATTGACCGACTAAACGGAGTGAATCTTTAACCTTTCCTCGACTAAACGCGTAATGGACTAGCTACCCAATTACTCGACTGTCATTGAGGAAATGGACAAAAGAACCTTCCACTCTTAGAACCAGTCCCTTGTCCTCGATACAGAACGATGCGCCTAAACGTCGTCTCGATCGAAACGCGACAAGAGCTGAATAAATCTCCTAGCGGTTCATTTCCTTATCTATTTGCAAAGGCCAAAGTTGCAAGTACAGATGAGAAACACAACCcgcaaatttaaagaaaatataaatatgtctAATCATACAACAACAGGGTCTATCAAGACCACAACAGACAAAGACATAAGTGTCACATCAAAGAGCAGAATCTTGATCGTCATGACCCTTGGTAGCGGCAGCAGTTTGGTCCTCCGCCCGAGTAGGAATGGAAGTGAGAGAGTCTACAACGGGACGTGGAGAAACGTCTGTATCCCCAGCTTCGTAGATCGTCTCCTCCTCAGCAGGACGTGGCAGCGACGCCTCCTCGATCCCATCGTTATCCTCCTCCCCATCCTCTCGTCCTTCGGAGGAAGAATCCGAGACGAGCACAGGATCCTCGACACCCACGTTCTCGGTCTCCCCCTCTCGAACCCCCTTCAAATTCCCATCCTCTGGGCGCTCATCAAAACCGCTTCCCACCGGGGACTTGACAGGCTTGGTGGGGACAGACATGACATCAACGAGTGGCTCCTCTGACGGCTCCTCAACAACTTCAAGCGAGGTCACCAGCTGAGAAGCCGTCTCTGGCCCGATCAAATTTACGTTCGATCCATAGGGATCGAATGATGTTCTGAACCTGTCCTCGGCAAAACGAGAAGGAAGGACCAACGGAGAAAGAGTAAGGTCGCTATCGGACAGCGGCTCTACTCGGAGTTTCATAACCTCCGCCTCGTAAAGTTTCTCCTGCTCAGCGAAGACATCGATCATTTCTTGGGGAATCTCCGTTCCACTCGCCTTTATA
The window above is part of the Brassica napus cultivar Da-Ae chromosome C3, Da-Ae, whole genome shotgun sequence genome. Proteins encoded here:
- the LOC111206118 gene encoding uncharacterized protein LOC111206118; this translates as MLDTRKSRRISTSDANNNKGQITDLRDKLNAGARDLRIQLNRSKPTDLRRQLERAKGHFQPPAHDTNISTDLRILLDSKRVQTGQPLNVIMGGSPPSGDTVRSVKDYRRQVATSQKWPTKPTNHLPITFSPDDAEGVHAPHNDPLLVILGIGEYDVTKVLIDTGSSVDLIFRGTLQKMGVDLDDIKASSRTLTGFNGSSEIMMGTIRLPVRACGVTRTVKFAVVSTKAPYHAILGTPWLHSMQAVHSTYHQCVKFPRTDGRIKTLRGEQKAARDLLVATVKLQRSSLPVNSVSPPTSKVRSQESEILEFPIDDADQSRTVRVGAYLSEEMQQSILNFLRKNVSTFAWSMADMKGIDPTITTHELNVDPTFKPIHQKRRKLGPDRSKAVNEEVDKLLSAGSIAEVRYPEWLANPVVVKKKNGKWRVCVDFTDLNKACPKDRYPLPNIDRLVESTAGNEMLTFMDAFSGYNQIMMHPDDREKTAFITYKGTYCYKVMPFGLKNAGATYQRLVNKMFADKLGITMEVYIDDMLVKSLHSTDHLRHLQECFETLNKYGMKLNPAKCTFGVSSGEFLGYIVTQRGIEANPKQISAVLNLPSPRNSREVQRLTGRIAALNRFISRSTDKCLPFYDLLRGNKKFIWDEKCENAFTQLKQYLTTPPVLAKPDVGDVLSLYVAVSQAAVSSVLIKEDRGEQKPIFYTSRRMTAPETRYPTLENMALAVVEAARKLRPYFQSHSVEVLTDQPLRTILQNTNRSGRLTKWAIELGELDITYKNRTSANSNWTLHVDGSSTNKGAGAGVQLQSPTGELIRQSFSFGFPASNNEAEYESLIAGLRLAKAVKAKRLSAYCDSQLVASQFSGDYDARNDRMDAYLKIVQSLTAEFEFFELIKVPRGENVCADALAAIGSKLRDQVKRTIPIHRIEKPSIDIPIDQTLVAPVIEPATPDDDGFGPDWRTEFIDYLSKGELPNDKWEARRLKTRSAHYVVLDDELHRWTASKVLLKCIHGDETARVMAETHEGAGGNHSGGRALAIKVRSLGFFWPTMNADCESYARTCDKCQRHAPSIHCPTEMLRTTTAPYPFMRWAMDIIGPHPYSRQRCFILVLTDYFTKWIEAKAYAQVTDKEVCGFVWKNIISRHGLPYEIVTDNGSQFMSGNFREFCSKWNIRLSPSTPRYPQGNGQAESSNKPIIDGIKKRLDLKKGHWADELDGVLWSHRTTPRGSTKSTPFSLAYGVEAMSPAEVNVSSLRRSKMPQYVELNKEMLLDALDERRTTRSSSAAHPELPTPDRELLQQKGPRPTS